The following proteins are encoded in a genomic region of Eulemur rufifrons isolate Redbay chromosome 18, OSU_ERuf_1, whole genome shotgun sequence:
- the LOC138399073 gene encoding putative olfactory receptor 2W6, with protein sequence MWSQVMEKDNISSFEGFILVGFSDRPHLEMILFVVVLTFYLLTLFGNMTIILLSALDSRLHTPMYFFLANLSFLDVCFTTGTIPQMLYNLWGPDKTISYVGCAIQLYFVLALGGVECVLLAVMAYDRYAAVCKPLHYTVIMHPRLCGQLASVAWLSGFGNSLIMAPQTLMLPRCGHRRVDHFLCEMPALIGMACVDTMTLEALAFALAIFIILVPLILILISYSYIARTVLSIKSAAGRKKAFNTCSSHLIVVSFFYGTIIYMYLQPANTYSQDQGKFLTLFYTIVTPSVNPLIYTLRNKDVKEAMKKVLGKGSAEV encoded by the coding sequence ATGTGGTCACAGGTGATGGAAAAGGACAATATAAGTTCTTTTGAAGGCTTCATCTTGGTAGGCTTCTCTGACCGTCCCCACCTGGAGATGATCCTCTTTGTGGTTGTCCTCACCTTTTATCTGCTGACTCTTTTTGGCAACATGACCATCATCTTGCTTTCAGCTCTGGATTCTCGACTGCACACACCAATGTATTTCTTTTTGGCCAATCTCTCATTCCTGGACGTGTGTTTCACCACAGGCACCATCCCTCAGATGCTCTACAATCTTTGGGGCCCTGACAAGACCATCAGCTATGTGGGTTGTGCCATCCAGCTCTACTTTGTCCTGGCCCTGGGAGGCGTGGAGTGTGTACTCCTGGCTGTCATGGCATATGACCGTTATGCTGCAGTCTGCAAACCCCTGCACTACACTGTCATTATGCACCCACGTCTCTGTGGGCAGCTGGCTTCAGTGGCATGGTTGAGTGGCTTTGGCAATTCTCTCATAATGGCCCCCCAGACACTGATGCTACCCCGCTGTGGGCACAGACGGGTGGACCACTTTCTCTGTGAGATGCCAGCACTAATCGGCATGGCCTGTGTAGATACTATGACCCTTGAGGCTCTAGCTTTTGCCTTGGCAATCTTTATCATCCTGGTACcactcatcctcatcctcatctctTACAGTTATATTGCACGGACAGTGCTTAGCATTAAGTCAGCTGCTGGGCGAAAGAAAGCCTTCAACACTTGCAGCTCCCATCTAATTGTTGTCTCCTTCTTCTATGGTACAATCATATACATGTACCTCCAGCCAGCAAACACTTATTCCCAGGACCAGGGCAAGTTTCTTACTCTTTTCTACACAATTGTCACTCCCAGTGTTAATCCCCTAATCTATACACTGAGAAACAAAGATGTTAAAGAGGCTATGAAGAAGGTGCTGGGGAAGGGAAGTGCAGAAGTATAG
- the LOC138399097 gene encoding signal recognition particle 9 kDa protein-like, with protein MPQYQIWEEFSRVAEQLYFTDPMKARVVLEYRHSDGSVCIKVTDDLVCLMYRTDPPQDVKKIENFHSQLMLLTVAKESRSVAMEAD; from the coding sequence ATGCCCCAGTACCAGATCTGGGAAGAGTTCAGCCGAGTGGCCGAGCAGCTCTACTTCACCGACCCTATGAAGGCACGTGTGGTTCTCGAATATAGGCATTCGGATGGAAGTGTGTGTATTAAAGTAACAGATGACTTAGTTTGTTTGATGTATAGAACAGACCCACCTCAAGATGTAAAGAAGATTGAGAATTTCCACAGTCAACTAATGCTACTTACAGTAGCCAAGGAATCCCGCAGTGTTGCCATGGAAGCAGACTGA